The proteins below come from a single Thalassotalea ponticola genomic window:
- a CDS encoding AlpA family transcriptional regulator, giving the protein MTVFSDRYISVKELIELTSLSRATIYRRRKESDFPKAYQLGPKRIGWRLSEVEEWRASLDIA; this is encoded by the coding sequence ATGACTGTATTTTCTGATAGATATATCTCTGTTAAAGAACTTATTGAATTAACCTCTTTATCACGCGCAACGATTTATCGGCGCCGCAAAGAATCTGACTTCCCCAAAGCCTATCAATTGGGTCCAAAGAGAATTGGATGGCGACTGTCTGAAGTAGAAGAATGGCGTGCAAGTTTAGACATAGCGTAA
- a CDS encoding YicC/YloC family endoribonuclease → MIHSMTAFARHEVKSDWGNAIWEIRSVNQRFLETYFRLPEQFRGLEPVLRERFRKQLARGKVECSLRFNANPAAKSNLTINEKLAEQLISSAQWINDKAGNQGFNPVDIMRWPGVMEAEEADMDAISAELLKGFDQALNDFIAARASEGANMATLITDRLQAIGEQATKVKAHMPEIIKWQRERIQEKFNDAGIDPDSTRLEQELVLMAQKMDVDEEIDRLFSHVKETQKILKKGGAQGRRLDFMMQEFNREANTLGSKSINTDITAAAVELKVLIEQMREQIQNIE, encoded by the coding sequence ATGATCCATTCAATGACGGCATTCGCGCGCCACGAAGTAAAAAGCGACTGGGGCAATGCCATTTGGGAAATTCGCTCGGTTAACCAACGCTTTTTAGAAACCTACTTTCGCCTACCTGAACAATTTCGCGGTTTAGAACCAGTGCTACGCGAGCGTTTTCGCAAACAACTGGCCCGCGGTAAAGTAGAGTGTAGCTTGCGCTTTAATGCCAACCCTGCGGCAAAAAGCAATTTAACCATTAACGAAAAATTGGCAGAACAGCTGATAAGTAGTGCCCAATGGATTAACGACAAAGCCGGCAACCAAGGCTTTAACCCAGTAGACATTATGCGCTGGCCAGGCGTAATGGAAGCCGAAGAAGCCGATATGGATGCCATTTCGGCCGAATTACTCAAAGGTTTTGACCAAGCACTTAACGATTTTATTGCCGCCCGCGCATCAGAAGGTGCCAACATGGCCACGCTTATTACCGACCGCCTACAAGCCATTGGTGAGCAAGCAACCAAAGTAAAAGCGCACATGCCTGAGATCATCAAATGGCAACGCGAGCGCATTCAAGAAAAATTCAACGATGCCGGCATCGATCCCGACTCAACGCGCCTAGAGCAAGAACTGGTGCTTATGGCACAAAAAATGGACGTAGATGAAGAAATCGACCGCCTGTTTAGCCACGTAAAAGAAACCCAAAAAATCCTTAAAAAAGGTGGTGCCCAAGGCCGCCGCTTAGATTTTATGATGCAAGAGTTCAACCGCGAAGCCAACACCCTAGGCTCAAAATCAATCAACACCGACATCACCGCAGCTGCAGTGGAATTGAAAGTGCTGATTGAGCAGATGAGAGAACAAATTCAAAATATCGAGTAG
- a CDS encoding tyrosine-type recombinase/integrase: MPKTISELDLTNFLHEPSKQSLSDGFGLTFIKGTERGSATAYFRKQCQGHPIKLKLGQYPAISLATLVSQRDDMSQSIAQGITPKAARDRALTLHTHKTFRDVALLCFERRVKPHHKRPQNVLSILENHILPKIGHLPIEHIGVYHVDDIMAHVKGESYDDKVLREIKRPIKFAMQYGFPVSGVAIITLTSKDYVLTQKRGGRVIGTDEIKPFLTDIINANQGRENVLILYVLITLLIRKNELIWAKKAEFDFKNQLWHLPAKRTYQGKTVFTSKTGVSIAIPLPDVVVSWLEELFSMHPNSEFVIPARKKSASPVVSESTFNKAFAPIFSKYHTNMHGTRHTGSMLMQYLGISEYVRELCLNHRHGGDYSHYLQLEPRKIAHEKLAKYIADIINKILLEKTKESL; this comes from the coding sequence ATGCCAAAAACCATTTCAGAACTAGACCTCACCAATTTTTTACATGAACCATCAAAGCAATCCCTATCGGATGGCTTTGGCCTCACGTTCATCAAAGGCACTGAAAGAGGATCTGCGACTGCGTACTTTCGCAAGCAGTGCCAGGGGCACCCCATTAAACTCAAACTTGGACAGTACCCGGCGATATCGTTAGCGACATTGGTTAGTCAGCGAGATGACATGAGCCAAAGTATTGCTCAGGGCATTACGCCGAAGGCAGCCCGAGATCGCGCGCTAACATTGCATACGCACAAAACGTTTCGTGACGTCGCACTATTATGTTTTGAACGGCGGGTCAAACCACACCATAAGCGCCCTCAAAATGTCTTAAGCATTTTAGAAAACCATATTCTTCCCAAAATTGGCCACTTGCCGATAGAGCACATAGGCGTCTATCACGTTGATGACATCATGGCTCACGTCAAGGGCGAATCGTACGATGATAAAGTATTGAGAGAAATCAAACGTCCAATAAAGTTCGCAATGCAATATGGCTTTCCTGTCAGTGGCGTTGCGATCATAACATTGACGTCAAAAGATTATGTACTCACGCAAAAACGTGGTGGCCGAGTCATTGGCACTGATGAAATCAAGCCCTTTTTAACCGATATCATTAACGCGAACCAAGGACGTGAGAACGTACTTATCTTATATGTTCTGATCACACTCCTAATTCGCAAGAACGAACTAATTTGGGCAAAAAAAGCTGAGTTTGATTTTAAAAATCAACTTTGGCACTTGCCTGCTAAGCGGACGTATCAAGGTAAAACAGTATTCACGAGTAAAACAGGGGTTTCTATCGCCATACCGCTACCAGATGTCGTGGTATCTTGGCTGGAAGAGTTGTTTTCAATGCACCCGAATTCAGAATTTGTTATACCCGCTCGAAAAAAATCAGCGTCGCCAGTGGTATCGGAATCAACATTTAACAAAGCGTTTGCCCCGATATTTTCTAAATATCATACCAACATGCACGGTACAAGGCACACAGGAAGCATGCTCATGCAATATCTCGGTATATCTGAGTATGTTCGAGAGTTATGCCTCAATCACCGGCACGGTGGCGACTATTCCCACTACCTTCAATTAGAACCAAGAAAAATCGCCCATGAAAAATTGGCAAAATATATCGCTGACATAATCAATAAAATATTACTTGAAAAAACAAAGGAGTCCTTATGA
- a CDS encoding site-specific integrase has protein sequence MLSDKLIKQWIKKKCIISGKSDGNGLQFSLAKSGNASFYFRYQYHGQPRKLFLGRYPELSLKDAREQAKRHKTHLAQDKDPKDILRREERRHRSTLNSIFEHYYQTTIVDRYKYPERLLALYQNDIKRVLGHKLINEIDGFHISDLVQAIKRGTRCKPPRPSIANDVLYLLKNLFKHAVKLDLTRHNVALSFTAKDAGGPEHPKDTHLNLEQIKMFFATARSNAPSFTRTNYLASALLFVTCTRKMELLGAPWEEFDLTNQIWHLPAERNKSRRAVDIPLSNEAIIWLNELRVFANGSNWVFPAKKKGVLPHLYPDTLNHAFKKLPLSFSFSPHDIRRTSRTLLSAEIKVSPQIAELCLNHKLPKLQAVYDRYAFFDERAEALQRLSSLLAPLIF, from the coding sequence ATGCTTAGCGACAAACTCATCAAGCAATGGATCAAAAAAAAGTGCATTATTAGCGGCAAGTCCGACGGTAACGGCTTACAATTCTCACTCGCCAAGTCCGGTAACGCCAGCTTCTATTTTCGTTATCAGTATCACGGGCAACCTCGAAAATTGTTTCTAGGGCGTTACCCTGAACTGTCGTTGAAGGATGCGAGAGAGCAGGCCAAACGCCACAAAACCCACCTTGCTCAAGATAAAGATCCCAAAGATATCTTACGACGTGAAGAGCGCCGGCATCGCTCGACGCTGAACAGCATCTTCGAGCACTACTACCAAACGACAATTGTTGACCGCTATAAATACCCTGAACGACTTCTTGCGTTATACCAAAACGACATCAAACGCGTATTGGGGCATAAGCTTATCAACGAAATTGACGGTTTCCATATCAGTGATCTCGTGCAAGCGATAAAGCGTGGCACCAGATGCAAGCCCCCTCGCCCATCAATTGCCAACGATGTGTTGTATTTGCTTAAAAACCTGTTTAAACACGCCGTCAAACTCGATTTAACCCGACACAACGTGGCCCTATCGTTTACCGCGAAAGACGCTGGCGGCCCCGAGCACCCCAAAGATACGCATTTAAATTTAGAGCAAATCAAGATGTTTTTTGCTACCGCTCGGAGTAATGCGCCATCATTTACTCGCACCAATTACCTAGCGTCCGCTCTTCTTTTTGTCACCTGCACACGCAAAATGGAACTGTTAGGCGCGCCGTGGGAGGAATTTGACTTGACCAATCAGATCTGGCATCTACCGGCAGAGCGCAATAAATCTCGACGCGCTGTTGATATCCCACTCTCAAACGAGGCTATCATATGGCTTAACGAGCTAAGAGTATTCGCTAATGGCAGTAACTGGGTGTTTCCAGCGAAAAAGAAAGGCGTTCTACCGCACCTTTACCCCGATACCTTGAATCATGCCTTTAAAAAGTTGCCTCTCTCTTTTTCTTTTTCACCTCACGATATTCGTCGCACCTCTCGTACTCTGCTTTCTGCAGAGATTAAAGTCTCCCCGCAAATTGCTGAGTTATGCCTCAATCATAAGCTACCTAAGTTGCAAGCCGTATACGACCGATACGCTTTTTTTGATGAAAGAGCCGAGGCTTTACAACGACTTAGTTCATTATTGGCGCCATTAATTTTTTGA
- a CDS encoding OmpA family protein: MKAIFGENKTISESGEHWLTISDLMAGLMMVFLFIAIVFMRHTMQESQKIKDVAVAYQENQVAIYEALLQEFETDLPKWGAEIDKETLSFNFKSPDVLFDNGKIDLKPEFQLILNDFFPRYLNVLKPYRASMDEVRIEGHTSSAWNSTSTDSEAYFNNMRLSQGRTRSVLAYLYGLVPSETKWIKANIAAVGFSSSRLVVDEFGNENAEKSRRVSFRAITNAHIQIKRILETS, encoded by the coding sequence ATGAAAGCGATATTCGGTGAAAACAAGACTATATCTGAAAGCGGAGAGCATTGGCTTACCATTTCTGATTTAATGGCTGGACTTATGATGGTTTTTTTGTTTATTGCCATAGTCTTTATGCGCCATACGATGCAAGAAAGTCAGAAAATTAAAGATGTTGCCGTTGCCTATCAAGAAAACCAAGTCGCCATCTATGAAGCTTTATTACAAGAATTTGAAACAGATCTTCCTAAGTGGGGCGCAGAGATTGATAAGGAAACATTGTCATTCAACTTTAAGTCACCTGACGTGTTGTTCGACAATGGAAAGATCGATCTAAAACCTGAATTTCAACTAATCCTTAACGATTTTTTCCCTAGGTACCTAAACGTATTAAAACCCTACAGAGCCTCTATGGATGAAGTGCGTATTGAAGGGCACACGAGCAGTGCCTGGAATAGCACAAGCACCGATAGTGAAGCTTACTTCAACAATATGCGATTATCACAGGGCAGAACCAGATCTGTACTAGCATACCTATACGGCTTGGTGCCAAGTGAGACCAAATGGATAAAAGCAAACATCGCCGCTGTTGGCTTTTCATCGTCACGACTTGTAGTCGACGAATTTGGCAATGAGAATGCTGAAAAGTCTCGTAGAGTTTCTTTTAGAGCCATCACTAACGCGCATATCCAAATAAAGCGTATCCTGGAAACAAGTTAA
- a CDS encoding MotA/TolQ/ExbB proton channel family protein, with translation MIESLLLTIDPELFTSFVILLIVIVFFLSTYLIRQNKAHEFVQYTPTLLTTVGIFGTFVGIVIGLMEFDHTQIDQSISALLAGLKTAFITSLVGMLSSIVFKSLLTTPVLKPKQGIEQVSVASPEAILGAIQTQVKETVALKEALVGNEESTLFGQLKIMRGDVNDNAKLHKQLLEEQNEKLVKNFNEFSEKLWLKLQDFADTLSKSATEEIIEALKQVIADFNNNLTEQFGDNFKQLNEAVIKLVEWQENYKQQLEQMNAQYEHGVQSIASTEASISKISQEAQVIPETMNNLKNVLEVNQHQISELDNHLEAFKDMRDRAVEAVPEIRAQVERTVADISGAVNDASKHYERLLTESDEFINKHISTSEELLTKFKSETESNIEAIGTKLIESSEKMGKEIDLAGTEFTNNTARTNESLQTSSDYLAEQSAKIKATLDDTITDLNNAFRDMIAKLVDDAKVLNTTFKEANTDLISDTQKVRDSFVNSTESLQQQLQSMLEESAKQQISQAQRTFDSMEQSVKQQIGLTDEAVKEQLGLIDQSMQAEIQRVMNEMGRSLGKIAGKFTQDYQQLTNAMHKIVREKAEF, from the coding sequence ATGATCGAATCGCTGTTGCTAACTATCGATCCCGAGCTGTTTACCAGCTTTGTAATTCTATTAATTGTCATTGTATTCTTTTTGTCGACATATTTGATTCGCCAAAATAAAGCTCACGAGTTTGTCCAATATACCCCCACTTTACTTACCACAGTTGGTATATTTGGCACATTTGTAGGTATAGTTATCGGCCTAATGGAGTTTGATCATACACAGATTGATCAGAGTATCAGCGCCTTGTTGGCGGGCCTCAAAACAGCGTTTATCACCAGCTTGGTAGGCATGCTATCTTCAATAGTGTTTAAGTCCCTTTTGACAACACCTGTATTAAAACCAAAACAAGGAATAGAACAAGTATCTGTGGCATCTCCTGAAGCAATCCTTGGAGCTATACAAACTCAAGTAAAAGAAACTGTCGCACTAAAAGAGGCACTTGTAGGCAATGAGGAGTCTACTTTATTCGGTCAACTTAAAATTATGCGAGGCGATGTCAATGACAATGCCAAACTACATAAGCAGCTTCTTGAGGAACAAAACGAAAAGTTGGTAAAGAATTTCAATGAGTTCTCTGAAAAGCTTTGGCTAAAATTGCAGGATTTTGCGGATACCCTATCGAAGTCGGCAACAGAAGAAATAATCGAAGCGTTGAAGCAGGTTATAGCTGATTTCAACAACAATTTGACTGAGCAATTCGGCGACAACTTTAAGCAGTTAAATGAAGCTGTCATAAAGCTTGTTGAATGGCAGGAAAACTATAAACAGCAATTAGAACAGATGAATGCACAATATGAACACGGCGTTCAATCTATCGCATCAACAGAAGCCTCTATCTCCAAGATAAGTCAGGAAGCCCAGGTAATTCCTGAAACAATGAATAACCTTAAAAATGTACTTGAGGTTAACCAACATCAAATATCAGAGTTAGATAACCACCTAGAAGCGTTTAAAGATATGCGTGATAGGGCAGTTGAAGCTGTTCCTGAAATACGTGCTCAGGTAGAAAGAACAGTAGCAGATATTAGCGGTGCAGTGAACGATGCCAGTAAGCATTACGAGAGACTTTTAACTGAATCAGACGAATTTATCAATAAACACATCAGCACATCGGAAGAGCTACTGACCAAATTTAAGTCTGAAACCGAATCTAACATCGAAGCTATTGGAACTAAGCTAATCGAAAGCTCTGAAAAAATGGGCAAGGAAATAGACTTAGCTGGCACCGAGTTTACTAATAACACAGCGCGTACTAATGAAAGCTTGCAGACCTCCTCGGACTATTTAGCTGAGCAATCTGCAAAGATTAAAGCCACCCTAGACGACACCATCACCGACCTTAATAACGCATTCAGGGATATGATTGCCAAACTAGTAGACGATGCAAAAGTACTAAATACAACGTTTAAAGAAGCCAATACCGACCTAATTTCTGATACACAAAAAGTCCGTGATTCATTTGTAAATTCAACTGAGAGCTTGCAACAACAGTTGCAATCAATGCTTGAAGAATCAGCTAAACAGCAAATCAGCCAAGCCCAACGTACTTTTGACTCAATGGAGCAATCAGTTAAACAGCAAATAGGCTTAACAGATGAAGCGGTAAAAGAGCAGCTAGGCTTGATTGATCAAAGCATGCAGGCTGAGATTCAGCGGGTCATGAATGAAATGGGTCGCTCACTTGGTAAGATCGCTGGCAAGTTTACTCAGGATTACCAACAGCTAACCAATGCCATGCACAAAATTGTTCGTGAGAAAGCAGAATTCTAA
- a CDS encoding GMC family oxidoreductase, which translates to MKNNYDAVIVGSGAGASPVAYQLAKQGKQVLVLEKGPWLNEGDFYKDELACCRRTTYSPKLEDEQHVIEEEYLDDNGNSYWQGEATSESGWDFWNGNMVGGSSNLMSGYFHRLKPMDFRLKSEFGDIQGANIADWPISYDELAPYYDMVDNIVGVSGKVVQHPYLEPHSSDYPFPPTAEHPISAWIDDAAKKLGYHTFPVPRAILSRPAMGRRSCEYSGYCSNYGCASGAKGSGRAALLNHAVATGNCTIRPHSKVFKLESNEQGEVSGVWYYDKHNRQHKVTANIYVVACQAIETSRLLLASTGPKHANGLANNNNQVGKNMIFSAGGTGRGDFVFSDIGKEQEAQLRVVGPFINRALQDWYKIDDKTFGAPSKGGTIDFLFHQNPISKAGATKWNDDGELVWGEQLKTNLQEAFNFGKTLRFEVFNDWLPTDNCFVELDPETTDKWGDPVAKVRIGAHPHDIKVGEYLSAKAESLLHAMGATNISSSVSSYPPANLQAGGCRFGDDPKTSVLDRNCKAHDVDNLYITDGSFMPTGGSVPYTYTIYANAFRVAEHIAKRLS; encoded by the coding sequence ATGAAAAACAATTATGATGCAGTGATTGTCGGCAGTGGTGCAGGCGCTTCGCCGGTTGCTTACCAGCTGGCCAAACAAGGTAAACAGGTTTTGGTCTTAGAAAAAGGGCCGTGGCTTAACGAAGGTGACTTTTACAAAGACGAGTTAGCCTGCTGTCGCCGTACGACCTACTCACCTAAGCTTGAGGATGAACAGCACGTTATTGAAGAGGAATACCTTGACGACAACGGCAATAGCTACTGGCAAGGCGAAGCGACTAGCGAGTCGGGTTGGGACTTTTGGAACGGCAATATGGTGGGTGGCTCATCGAATTTAATGAGTGGCTATTTTCATCGCTTAAAACCCATGGACTTTCGCTTAAAATCAGAGTTTGGTGACATTCAAGGCGCCAACATTGCTGATTGGCCGATTAGCTACGATGAATTAGCGCCGTATTACGATATGGTCGACAACATTGTTGGTGTGTCGGGCAAAGTGGTACAGCACCCATATCTGGAACCACACAGCAGTGATTACCCTTTTCCGCCAACGGCCGAGCACCCAATATCGGCTTGGATAGACGATGCCGCCAAGAAGCTCGGCTATCACACTTTTCCAGTTCCACGCGCCATACTGTCGCGCCCAGCGATGGGTCGTCGAAGTTGTGAGTATTCAGGTTATTGTTCAAATTATGGCTGTGCCTCTGGTGCCAAAGGCAGTGGCCGTGCGGCTCTGTTAAATCACGCAGTAGCCACCGGTAACTGTACCATTCGCCCCCACAGTAAAGTGTTTAAATTAGAGTCTAATGAACAGGGGGAAGTCAGTGGCGTGTGGTACTACGACAAACACAATCGCCAACACAAAGTGACCGCCAACATTTATGTGGTAGCTTGCCAAGCCATTGAAACATCGAGGTTATTATTGGCATCTACAGGGCCTAAACACGCCAATGGCTTAGCCAATAATAACAACCAAGTGGGAAAAAATATGATCTTTTCTGCTGGCGGAACAGGCCGTGGAGATTTTGTCTTTAGTGACATCGGCAAAGAGCAAGAAGCACAGCTTCGCGTAGTCGGCCCGTTTATCAACCGCGCGTTACAAGACTGGTACAAAATCGATGACAAAACCTTTGGGGCACCGAGTAAAGGTGGCACCATTGATTTCTTATTTCATCAAAACCCGATATCTAAGGCTGGCGCCACCAAGTGGAACGACGACGGCGAGTTGGTTTGGGGTGAGCAACTTAAAACCAACTTACAAGAGGCGTTTAATTTTGGCAAAACCCTGCGTTTTGAAGTATTTAACGACTGGTTACCCACCGATAATTGTTTTGTTGAGCTTGACCCTGAGACCACCGACAAATGGGGCGACCCCGTTGCCAAAGTGCGCATTGGTGCTCATCCCCACGATATTAAGGTAGGAGAATATCTAAGCGCCAAAGCTGAATCGCTACTGCATGCCATGGGAGCAACCAATATCAGCTCTTCGGTCAGCAGCTACCCGCCGGCAAATTTACAAGCCGGTGGTTGTCGTTTTGGTGACGATCCTAAAACATCGGTACTTGATCGCAACTGTAAGGCGCATGATGTCGACAACTTATATATTACCGACGGTTCGTTTATGCCCACCGGAGGTAGCGTACCCTATACCTATACCATTTACGCCAATGCGTTTCGCGTGGCTGAGCACATTGCAAAACGGTTGAGCTAG
- a CDS encoding HNH endonuclease, with translation MRIHVDLSLLHNAVEQMGASSVNFDDLIFEEAGELNVGITISGVLDKDISLSEITHENGVLNYKGHQVMLYIPDQGDDIDTVLVDGSQGRRIHIAECSTIDLMRDTGRFPRYEVTNNTDGDYAVYGTSEQSGEHLEGSADLKVCKNCLSKLNYQGYGGFSGYQKKEIFNRFNFEEFFKTYSSYFSSLPPKKSTAVDKYTPDWPTISSRLKSENNHTCEQCGINLSDYKNLLHVHHVDGVKSNNSIKNLRVVCADCHKKQPNHEHLYIKPDDVVTINRLRREQHKLDTANYSQAISYADTALMGLLMKCKQTSLPAPELGLIALHNEVNIPLDLSWPRKKVAVIINSANAPVLKSKGWNVFSAQEALNNFSKFQKYTR, from the coding sequence ATGAGAATACATGTTGACTTGTCATTACTGCACAATGCGGTAGAGCAAATGGGAGCCAGCTCTGTAAATTTCGATGATTTGATCTTTGAGGAAGCTGGTGAGCTAAATGTTGGGATAACCATTTCAGGTGTGCTTGATAAAGATATCTCTCTATCTGAAATTACACATGAGAATGGCGTCCTTAATTATAAAGGTCACCAAGTGATGCTTTATATTCCAGATCAAGGCGATGACATCGATACGGTTTTAGTTGATGGAAGCCAAGGAAGACGAATACACATAGCCGAATGCTCTACTATAGATCTAATGCGAGATACAGGAAGATTCCCGCGATATGAGGTTACCAACAATACCGATGGGGACTATGCAGTCTACGGTACAAGTGAGCAGAGTGGCGAGCATTTAGAGGGCTCGGCCGATTTAAAAGTATGTAAAAACTGCTTAAGCAAGTTGAATTATCAAGGGTACGGTGGATTTAGTGGTTATCAAAAAAAAGAAATTTTTAATCGCTTTAACTTTGAGGAGTTTTTCAAAACTTATAGTTCATACTTTAGTAGTTTGCCGCCCAAGAAAAGTACAGCCGTAGATAAATATACACCAGACTGGCCGACTATTTCATCTAGGCTAAAAAGTGAAAACAATCATACCTGTGAGCAATGTGGAATCAACCTTTCTGACTATAAAAACCTTCTGCACGTTCATCATGTTGATGGAGTCAAATCAAACAACAGCATCAAAAATCTAAGGGTTGTCTGTGCCGATTGTCATAAAAAACAGCCAAATCATGAACACTTATATATAAAACCAGATGACGTAGTCACTATCAATAGACTTCGCAGAGAACAGCACAAGCTTGATACGGCCAATTATTCACAAGCTATTAGTTATGCTGATACCGCTTTAATGGGTCTGCTAATGAAATGTAAACAAACAAGTTTGCCGGCTCCCGAACTTGGATTAATTGCTCTGCATAATGAAGTTAACATACCACTTGATTTGTCTTGGCCAAGAAAAAAAGTTGCAGTAATAATTAATTCAGCAAATGCACCGGTTTTAAAAAGTAAAGGCTGGAATGTTTTCTCGGCGCAAGAAGCGTTAAACAACTTTTCTAAATTCCAGAAATATACTCGCTAG
- a CDS encoding gluconate 2-dehydrogenase subunit 3 family protein: MNSFFEQHYQTPAAIKKRISRRAFLKSAAMTAAAAGAASATRLSWAQDHVSHVDFTAEPWRTLDQVMQHLLPSSASGPGAKEFHAINYLYLLLTEQPIDDAEKQFVKKGVGWLNGYTNKHFNSEFYQLSTSDKQQALTAISKSRAGENWLSTLITYIFEAMLAPSAYGGNPNGIGWQWLQHKPGFPMPTNGKRYFELDAYGRIDIKQQPDADKDNKAR, translated from the coding sequence ATGAACTCCTTTTTTGAGCAACACTATCAAACCCCTGCGGCGATAAAAAAGCGCATCTCACGGCGGGCATTTTTAAAGTCAGCGGCAATGACCGCCGCTGCTGCAGGTGCGGCTAGCGCCACCAGGCTAAGTTGGGCACAAGACCATGTATCGCACGTTGATTTTACCGCAGAGCCTTGGCGTACCTTAGATCAGGTGATGCAGCATTTATTGCCAAGTTCCGCATCAGGCCCTGGGGCAAAAGAATTTCACGCCATTAACTACCTGTATTTATTGCTGACTGAGCAACCCATAGACGATGCTGAAAAGCAGTTTGTAAAAAAGGGTGTGGGCTGGCTCAATGGATATACGAACAAGCACTTCAACTCCGAGTTTTATCAACTAAGCACCAGTGATAAACAACAAGCCCTAACGGCAATAAGTAAATCACGCGCGGGTGAAAACTGGCTAAGCACATTAATTACCTATATTTTTGAAGCCATGTTAGCGCCAAGCGCATACGGCGGAAACCCCAATGGCATTGGCTGGCAATGGCTACAACACAAGCCTGGTTTTCCCATGCCTACTAACGGCAAACGCTACTTTGAACTCGATGCCTACGGTCGCATCGACATCAAACAACAACCCGATGCAGACAAAGACAACAAGGCGCGCTAA
- a CDS encoding type II toxin-antitoxin system HipA family toxin encodes MELFVSLNGIHVGTLEKDKSGGMHFSYTDAWINRPGARPISLSLPITQKIYSGDVVYNFFDNLLPDNSDIRNKIQARFKVGSGHAFDLLAAVGSDCVGAIQLSSEEPRDVRHIEYKSISEHDIEKLLQGYKYSPLGMEVDDEDFRISIAGAQEKTALLKIANQWAKPIGTTPTSHIIKLPMGELPQVGIDLTDSCENEFICLELARAFGFDVANSEVLYFGEQKVLSVERFDRKYALDGSWLMRLPQEDFCQAMGISSAQKYQSDGGPSISDCLSLLSASSNIDDRETFFKTQIFFWLIAAIDGHGKNFSVFLQSDNNYCMTPLYDIISAYPVLSKKGLQAQKIKMAMSLKGKNTQWRWSKIQPRHFLSTAQHVKYPVDKVTQHYEYFIENVENAITQVEAKIADHFPAYVAESIFTGLRKQATKKL; translated from the coding sequence ATGGAGCTGTTTGTCAGTTTGAATGGTATCCATGTCGGTACCTTGGAAAAAGATAAAAGCGGAGGTATGCACTTTTCGTATACTGATGCATGGATAAATCGTCCTGGCGCCCGACCGATTTCTTTGTCGTTACCAATCACGCAAAAAATCTACTCAGGTGATGTGGTATATAACTTCTTTGATAACTTACTTCCTGATAACTCGGATATTCGAAATAAAATACAAGCGCGATTTAAAGTCGGCTCTGGGCATGCGTTTGATCTTTTAGCCGCTGTTGGTAGTGATTGTGTTGGGGCTATTCAACTATCGTCTGAAGAGCCTAGGGATGTCAGACATATAGAGTATAAGTCGATATCTGAGCATGATATTGAAAAGCTATTACAGGGCTATAAATATAGCCCACTGGGCATGGAAGTCGATGATGAAGACTTTAGGATTTCAATTGCCGGAGCGCAAGAAAAAACGGCACTACTGAAAATAGCAAATCAATGGGCCAAGCCAATAGGGACAACCCCGACAAGCCACATCATAAAGTTACCGATGGGCGAGCTGCCACAGGTTGGAATCGATTTAACCGATAGCTGTGAGAATGAATTTATTTGCCTAGAACTTGCCAGAGCTTTTGGTTTTGATGTGGCTAATTCAGAGGTGTTGTACTTTGGTGAGCAAAAAGTATTAAGTGTTGAACGCTTTGACCGTAAATATGCCTTGGATGGTTCATGGCTAATGCGATTGCCACAAGAAGACTTCTGTCAAGCAATGGGCATCTCATCAGCTCAGAAATACCAATCAGATGGTGGTCCAAGTATTTCGGACTGTTTAAGTTTGCTATCAGCATCTTCAAACATTGACGATAGAGAAACTTTTTTTAAGACACAGATATTCTTTTGGTTGATTGCTGCTATTGATGGGCATGGGAAGAACTTTAGCGTATTCCTTCAATCTGACAACAACTATTGTATGACGCCGCTGTACGACATCATCTCAGCATACCCTGTACTGTCTAAAAAGGGACTGCAAGCTCAAAAAATAAAAATGGCCATGTCGTTAAAGGGCAAGAATACTCAATGGCGGTGGAGCAAGATTCAGCCTCGTCATTTTTTATCTACGGCTCAACATGTCAAATATCCGGTAGATAAAGTGACACAGCATTACGAATACTTTATCGAAAATGTTGAAAACGCAATTACTCAGGTGGAAGCAAAAATTGCTGATCACTTTCCCGCTTATGTAGCAGAATCAATATTTACAGGCTTACGAAAGCAAGCGACAAAAAAGTTATGA